The DNA region CTTCAACAGGAGGATTTACTGACTGCGCACTTCAAAACGGTGCTAAAATGTCATATGCACTTGATGTGGGCTATAACCAGCTTGCCTGGAAATTAAGACAGGATGAACGGGTCGTGGTGATGGAGAGGACCAATTTTAGATATGTGACACCGGCAGACCTGGAAAAAGGGATGCCCGACTTTGCTACCATCGATGTTTCTTTTATATCCTTGAAATTGATCCTTCCTGTCTTGAAAACGTTATTAGTGCAAAATAGCGACATCATCGCTTTGATCAAGCCTCAATTTGAAGCTGGACGCGAACAGGTTGGAAAGAAAGGGATCGTCAGGGATCCCAAAATCCATGAGCAAGTGATTGAAAAGATCATTACATTCGCTCAAAATGAAGGCTACAAAATCAAAAATCTGTCCTATTCGCCTATAACAGGCGGCGATGGGAACATTGAGTTTTTAGCACACTTATATTGGGGCGATTCGACTGAAGGTGTCCTTGAGAACCTTCCAGATAAGTTTGATGAAGTGGTCGAAGAGGCCCATAGGGAATTACAAAGCAAGGATAAATAAAAGATGGATGAGCTTGTGCGTCTTGAATGTGTTCCTTCATTGGGGACCATTCAAGATTGTGCAGGCTTTTTCAGTGGAAAATTGTACTTTTCAAAAAAATAAGCTAACATGTATGTATATCCGAGCATAAATATACAAGTTAGTTGGGGGTCGGCATATACCGATGATGAATAAAGGACAGAGACATATAAAAATACGCGAAATCATTGCACACTATGAAATTGAGACACAGGACGATTTGGTGGATCATCTAAAGAATTTAGGATTTAACGTGACCCAGGCCACTGTCTCAAGGGATATTAAAGAACTTCACCTGGTAAAGGTCCCTTTAATGGATGGGCGCTATAAATACAGCTTGCCGGCAGACCAGAGGTTCAATCCGCTGCAAAAGCTGAAAAGAACTTTGACAGATGCATTCATTACCATCGATTCGGCAGGTCATTTGCTTGTGATGAAGACACTTCCGGGCAATGCCAATGCCATTGGTGCATTATTGGATAATCTGGATTGGGAGGAGATCCTCGGGACCATTTGCGGGGATGATACGTGTTTAATTATTTGTAAAACGGAAAAAGATACAGAAATTATCTCGCAAAGATTATTAGATATGCTGTAAAGTGAGGCGAATTCTTATTGCTACAGGAACTTTCAATTAAAAATTTTGCAATTATCGATGAACTTTCCGTTTCTCTTGAAAAAGGATTGACGGTGCTTACTGGTGAAACGGGAGCTGGAAAATCGATCATCATTGATGCACTCCATTTGCTTGTGGGAGGCAGGGGTTCTTCTGAGTTTGTCCGACATGGCGAGAGAAAAGCTGAAATTGAGGGTTTATTTATCATTGAGGACCCAAATCATCCAATTTATAAGCGGGCTGATGAATTTGGGATGGACATTGAAGATGGGATGGTCGTTTTAAGGCGGGATATCTCCAGTGCGGGAAAAAGTGTTTGCCGGGTGAACGGAAAGCTTGTAACAATTGCAACGCTTCGTGAGATAGGCTCTTCGATCGTTGACATACACGGCCAGCATGAGCATCAGGAATTAATGAATGAGTCCCTTCATATGGCTTTATTGGACCAATATGGAGAAAAGAACATTTATCCTGCATTGCAAAGCTATCAGGAAATCTTTGCAGAGTATGACCACACTTCGAAAAGAATCAAGCAGCTAAGTGAAAATGAACAGCAAATGGCGCATCGTCTCGATCTCATCCAGTTCCAGCTGAATGAAATCCAGAATGCGGATTTAAGATTAAATGAAGATGAAGAGTTATTCGAAGAAAAACGAAAATTAATGAATTTCGAGAAGTTGTTTGAATCGATGCAAGCAAGCTACAATGCTCTGCAAGGCGAGCAGCGGGGCTTGGATTGGATCAGTTTGGTGATGGGGCATATCGAGGCCGCAGCAGAATTGGAATCAGACCTTTCTCCTGTACTTGAAGCGGTTACGAGCAGTTTCTATGCACTCGAAGATGCAACAAGGACCATCCGCAACCATTTGGATATATTGGAATTCAATCCAGAAAGACTGAATGACATCGAAGCCAGATTGAATGAAATCAATCAATTAAAAAGGAAATATGGCAGTACGATTGAAGAAATACTCGAGTACAGTTCCAAAATTGAAGAAGAGATTGATACCATTACAAACCGTGATAATCATGTACAGCAGCTTCAGCAAAAATTAATTTCGTTGGAAAAGGATTTGGCGCTTGAGGCGAATGAACTGAGCGATTTAAGGAGAAAATGGGCCAAAAAACTGCAAAATAGCATCCATAAAGAGTTGAAACAATTGTATATGGACAAAACTGTTTTTGAAGTTAGGTTCAGTGAGGCAACTCCACATGCCAATCGCTTTAAAAAAGAAGGACAGGACTCATTGGAATTTTACATTTCCACCAATCCGGGAGAACCGCTGAAGCCGCTATCCAAAGTGGCATCAGGTGGGGAACTGTCAAGGATGATGCTTGCGATGAAGACGATTTTTTCCAAGCATCAAGGAGTCACATCGATCATTTTTGACGAAGTGGATACCGGCGTAAGCGGCAGGGTGGCACAGGCAATCGCTGAAAAAATTCATCAAGTCGCCGTCCATTCTCAAGTTTTATGTATTTCCCATTTGCCTCAAGTTGCTGCGATGGCGGATACACATCTTTATATTCGAAAAAAAATTACCGGCGGCAGAACAAAGACAACGGTCACTTCATTGGATGATGAATCGAAAATCAAGGAAATCGGCAGGATGATATCTGGAGTGGAGATTACCGATTTAACGAAAAAACATGCCAAAGAATTGTTGGAGCTTGCTCATACAATCAAAATGACTTGAAAAGCTATCCATAATGGGTAGCTTTTTTTCTTTTAATCCCTGTTATAATTGCTTGCATTCAAGGCTAAATTAAGAGTGTAGCCAAAGAAGCGAGTGTGGATTAGAAGCGAGGAGAGTGTGGAATTTTGAAATGGGATCTTTTTAGAAAAACAATTGGTGGAATTCTCCTTGTTTCACTTATAGCAATAGGGTTTATCAAACCGATTCATGAATATATTGATCTCCCCAAGAATGTGACGATGTTCAGCGGCGAACACCAATCATTTGCTCAGCCCCAAGCTGTGACAGCTACAGTCATGAAGGGGGAGAATGTCGCGGTCACAACTGAAAATAAAGGGATTACAGTACAAGCGCAAACAGCAGGCAAAAACGAAGTACTAATGGAATTTGCAGGATTTCCGATAAAAAAAGTCAATGTAAATGTTTTGAAAGATTTTAAAGTGATCCCTGGCGGCCAGTCAATCGGTGTGAAATTAAATACACTTGGAGTATTGGTTGTTGGACATCATTTAGTTT from Falsibacillus albus includes:
- a CDS encoding TlyA family RNA methyltransferase, producing MKVKKQRIDVLLVDRGLFETREKAKRAVMAGIVYSNELRLDKPGEKVNEDIPINIKGSTMPYVSRGGLKLEKALKEFQVNVEGKIMLDIGSSTGGFTDCALQNGAKMSYALDVGYNQLAWKLRQDERVVVMERTNFRYVTPADLEKGMPDFATIDVSFISLKLILPVLKTLLVQNSDIIALIKPQFEAGREQVGKKGIVRDPKIHEQVIEKIITFAQNEGYKIKNLSYSPITGGDGNIEFLAHLYWGDSTEGVLENLPDKFDEVVEEAHRELQSKDK
- the ahrC gene encoding transcriptional regulator AhrC/ArgR — encoded protein: MNKGQRHIKIREIIAHYEIETQDDLVDHLKNLGFNVTQATVSRDIKELHLVKVPLMDGRYKYSLPADQRFNPLQKLKRTLTDAFITIDSAGHLLVMKTLPGNANAIGALLDNLDWEEILGTICGDDTCLIICKTEKDTEIISQRLLDML
- the recN gene encoding DNA repair protein RecN; the encoded protein is MLQELSIKNFAIIDELSVSLEKGLTVLTGETGAGKSIIIDALHLLVGGRGSSEFVRHGERKAEIEGLFIIEDPNHPIYKRADEFGMDIEDGMVVLRRDISSAGKSVCRVNGKLVTIATLREIGSSIVDIHGQHEHQELMNESLHMALLDQYGEKNIYPALQSYQEIFAEYDHTSKRIKQLSENEQQMAHRLDLIQFQLNEIQNADLRLNEDEELFEEKRKLMNFEKLFESMQASYNALQGEQRGLDWISLVMGHIEAAAELESDLSPVLEAVTSSFYALEDATRTIRNHLDILEFNPERLNDIEARLNEINQLKRKYGSTIEEILEYSSKIEEEIDTITNRDNHVQQLQQKLISLEKDLALEANELSDLRRKWAKKLQNSIHKELKQLYMDKTVFEVRFSEATPHANRFKKEGQDSLEFYISTNPGEPLKPLSKVASGGELSRMMLAMKTIFSKHQGVTSIIFDEVDTGVSGRVAQAIAEKIHQVAVHSQVLCISHLPQVAAMADTHLYIRKKITGGRTKTTVTSLDDESKIKEIGRMISGVEITDLTKKHAKELLELAHTIKMT